The Gammaproteobacteria bacterium nucleotide sequence AAACCCGCGACCACGGCCATGGCAAAGCCAAAAATCATTTCGTGGGCATGAGCGGTCATGCCATGCCAGTAGCCTCGCACAAACGAAACACCGGATAAATCAAGCAGCCAAACCGCCAATTCCAATACGGCCACGGCAGGTGCGAGTAAAAAAAAGGGCCGAAAGCCCAAGGCCCAAAAAGCGAACTTTGTTGTGCGATCCGACTCGCTGATTTGTAGCATGACTTTCCTCAACACCACCCTAAGATTATGGGTGAGGATAATAACCTTGTCCGCGCTGTCTCAGCCTTGATTTGAATTAATGTTTCTCTCGCACACGCGCCTAGACTTAGCATGCGGTTTTTCACACTGGGTGACTGACAATGATTCAGGACAGTCTTGCTCATATCCATAAAACATGCGACGAAATCTTTTGCACATTTGAAGAACTGGTGCATCAAAATCGATGGGATGAAGCTGAAACGACCTTCGCCGACTTTCGAACACAGACGTTGGCGCACCTTGATTTTGAAGAACAGGTGCTTTTTCCCGCTTTTGAACAAGCGTCAGGTATCCCACGGGAGCAAGGCCCCACAGGCGTCATGATTGCTGAACATAAGCAAATTAGGGATTACATTGAAGCCATTGGTGAGGCACTCGAGCAGAGA carries:
- a CDS encoding hemerythrin domain-containing protein — translated: MIQDSLAHIHKTCDEIFCTFEELVHQNRWDEAETTFADFRTQTLAHLDFEEQVLFPAFEQASGIPREQGPTGVMIAEHKQIRDYIEAIGEALEQRQSERCLDLGDTLMITIGQHNMKEEHILYPMCDEHLDADILKQS